A single Caldalkalibacillus salinus DNA region contains:
- a CDS encoding transglutaminase domain-containing protein, which yields MINPRHTSVKILILTILVSFFFTFGFPSHQLIASYHMQDAMAQQAYFAQHNTQQNEQHVMAQSGHNAADLSVLGQLAEQLATEYNALERGWEQRDYADVRRSIQSIQKEVKEAKKALVQEWKEHEKVLQQAGSSVGKRRLKEKRAEIDDQFATLEATLEEVATYVEEVQSEDKNKAEQTQKDASEQASADEQWAQKLNALKDILAPEVPHELLGNELPHRQFDAEPETVILGEDMETAQVEASATDIDYTELAEPTDADLQETIETTWTEEIVSLADDLGNDPLAIYEFVRHEIDFQPYYGSRKGAFGTFEQRSGNDLDQASLLISLLRYHDIPARYAHGTVEIPIERAMNWVGAETPEAAAKILASLGTPVRSIISGGEITAIQKEHVWVEAYVPYDEYRGIGERSGSSTWVPLDPTFVQKEYVEGLDLERQLDVDFEAVFEQVHLGSERSGDGLTTSRVPGQILLDSFETEYDRLLDYAEATLPDDQGNFVDVTGGWVTVDERLGFLPLSLPYSTTQVKGTFSVIPDQLAETVRFTIQGGSPFQLNWNGALDFDYINRAAELYGKKITLSWEPATEDDEQVIEAYGGLFETPVYLIKLTPELKIDGQTVASGEPVGAGYRQAFNIHLSAPGIGTEKAENTVTTGGYYAVGLDFGSVSSHQLEGLQKRMEAVSQTANETSDPYSEGIMGEVLHGIVQTYLSQVQMSQTFLSGQHKIHFTHLLGETTTGYEPQVKYFLLSPVQMSQGGLFVDVNRNVLTVNSFNGNEAHEKAFMVASGMMGSALEHHIFEQTVGVPSVSTIKLFQIANERGIPTYTVTEENIDRVLPKLNVSSIVKQDILSAIDKGHHVTIPGEDIQFFDWKGTAYIVLDPETGAAAYRIGGGINGGSTAFIIDLATIITILDAMIGILTTGVLILSGGPATAIGLILGLGMYFYAAHLNSILEDYYRYGNEEAGEAIISEAKLAIAFFMIPYLPKLFRAAKANIDQLISKTLRFIDESNPGIVHRFAEEGFSDAHIYMLAQNSGTKELENIYELASDLRSLNVNHDVIEIVSRNGIEDLQSLKSLLNDGINMNQIESFLTDGIRAEDILYITRHGIQPEAFIQYGIRNSEQAKSVVELIRGHVALDDIRFFANNEVTPSQLKHLVQNLNGWPSAKRLITDYSYTFKDIRRAYLIDTKNIDDLLTLENTTKADGTKRYPYVRESLGNIEDLGKKFTVKNQVTVEGSPTGLLSEEMANRISRELLDRSLTIKQLQDAAIMRDYRNRKGIVGEAFTENIAKRVLNLDDVKRDVDIVVNGKAAQLDVIGVDNQNLILFESRNYAEGSFNRHLKDTAYFEEGVLKDIRRLGIAVDKYKDKQVVFTYIFTDDYYDPRLGDKLIKAFKKEGYQINIIHWRYK from the coding sequence ATGATTAACCCGCGTCACACATCTGTTAAAATTCTGATTTTAACGATCCTAGTCTCGTTCTTTTTCACCTTTGGCTTTCCAAGTCATCAGCTGATTGCCTCTTATCACATGCAAGATGCGATGGCACAGCAAGCGTATTTTGCACAGCACAATACACAGCAAAATGAACAGCACGTTATGGCTCAATCGGGCCATAACGCCGCTGATTTATCCGTTCTTGGTCAGCTCGCCGAACAGCTTGCGACCGAGTACAACGCATTAGAGCGAGGGTGGGAACAACGTGATTATGCCGACGTACGCCGATCCATCCAATCGATACAAAAAGAGGTCAAAGAAGCAAAGAAGGCCCTAGTCCAAGAATGGAAAGAGCATGAAAAAGTTTTACAACAAGCGGGCTCAAGCGTAGGGAAACGACGTTTAAAAGAGAAAAGAGCCGAAATCGATGATCAATTTGCCACACTAGAAGCGACGTTAGAAGAAGTCGCCACGTATGTGGAAGAGGTGCAATCGGAGGATAAAAACAAAGCAGAACAAACCCAAAAAGACGCATCGGAACAAGCGTCAGCTGATGAACAATGGGCGCAGAAGCTTAACGCCTTAAAGGACATACTGGCGCCAGAAGTGCCACATGAGTTACTTGGCAACGAGCTCCCTCATCGCCAGTTCGACGCAGAGCCTGAGACTGTGATCCTTGGGGAAGACATGGAGACAGCTCAGGTTGAGGCTAGTGCTACTGACATCGACTATACAGAGTTAGCTGAGCCGACGGATGCAGATTTACAAGAAACCATAGAAACAACCTGGACAGAAGAGATCGTATCTCTGGCTGATGACCTGGGCAACGACCCACTTGCCATCTACGAATTCGTTCGTCACGAGATCGACTTCCAGCCGTACTACGGTTCACGTAAAGGAGCGTTTGGGACGTTTGAACAACGTAGCGGGAACGACTTAGACCAAGCGTCGCTCTTAATCTCTCTTTTGCGTTACCACGACATTCCTGCTCGTTACGCTCATGGCACGGTTGAGATTCCGATCGAGCGCGCGATGAACTGGGTGGGGGCAGAGACCCCCGAGGCAGCAGCCAAAATCCTGGCCTCACTAGGGACACCGGTTCGCTCTATCATCTCTGGTGGCGAAATAACGGCCATCCAAAAGGAACACGTGTGGGTTGAAGCGTACGTGCCCTATGATGAATATCGTGGTATCGGTGAGCGAAGCGGCTCAAGCACCTGGGTACCTCTTGATCCGACCTTTGTCCAGAAAGAGTATGTGGAAGGGCTAGATTTAGAGCGTCAGCTTGATGTGGATTTTGAGGCTGTGTTTGAGCAGGTTCATCTAGGAAGTGAAAGATCTGGAGATGGTTTGACCACATCCAGAGTACCTGGACAAATCCTATTAGACTCTTTTGAAACGGAGTACGATAGACTACTAGACTATGCAGAAGCCACATTACCAGATGACCAAGGGAATTTCGTTGATGTTACTGGTGGATGGGTGACCGTTGATGAGAGATTAGGCTTTTTGCCATTGTCTTTACCTTACTCAACGACGCAGGTAAAGGGGACATTTTCAGTAATACCAGACCAACTTGCTGAAACCGTCAGATTTACCATTCAAGGCGGCAGTCCTTTTCAACTAAACTGGAACGGTGCCCTTGATTTCGATTATATCAATCGAGCGGCTGAACTATACGGTAAAAAAATCACGTTATCCTGGGAACCAGCGACAGAAGATGATGAACAAGTCATTGAAGCTTATGGTGGTCTGTTTGAAACGCCTGTATACCTTATCAAATTAACGCCTGAACTGAAGATAGACGGCCAGACAGTAGCATCAGGAGAACCTGTTGGGGCTGGATACCGCCAAGCGTTCAATATCCACTTATCTGCCCCAGGTATTGGAACGGAGAAGGCAGAAAATACAGTTACGACAGGTGGATACTATGCAGTAGGATTAGACTTTGGCTCGGTCTCCAGTCATCAACTAGAGGGGCTACAGAAGCGGATGGAGGCGGTGTCTCAGACGGCTAATGAAACTTCTGATCCATATTCAGAAGGAATCATGGGGGAAGTCTTGCACGGCATCGTTCAGACCTATCTATCTCAAGTTCAAATGAGTCAGACATTTTTAAGTGGACAACATAAAATCCATTTCACTCATTTATTAGGTGAAACAACCACTGGATATGAACCCCAGGTTAAATATTTCCTTCTGAGTCCAGTCCAGATGTCACAAGGTGGATTATTTGTAGACGTCAATCGCAATGTCCTTACTGTGAATAGCTTTAATGGGAACGAAGCGCATGAAAAAGCGTTTATGGTTGCAAGCGGGATGATGGGCTCAGCCTTGGAACACCATATCTTTGAACAAACGGTCGGGGTGCCATCCGTCTCAACGATCAAGTTGTTTCAGATTGCAAACGAACGTGGCATCCCAACCTATACAGTAACCGAAGAGAATATCGATCGAGTACTCCCAAAACTTAATGTCAGCTCCATCGTCAAACAAGATATATTAAGCGCAATCGATAAAGGACATCACGTGACGATTCCAGGTGAAGACATTCAATTTTTCGACTGGAAAGGTACAGCATACATTGTCCTTGATCCAGAAACGGGTGCGGCAGCGTACCGTATCGGTGGGGGCATCAATGGTGGATCAACAGCCTTCATCATTGACCTAGCAACGATCATCACCATTTTGGATGCCATGATCGGAATTCTCACCACAGGGGTTCTAATCTTAAGTGGTGGTCCAGCTACCGCTATTGGCTTAATACTAGGCTTAGGAATGTATTTTTATGCTGCTCACCTCAACAGTATACTAGAGGATTACTACAGGTATGGCAATGAAGAAGCAGGAGAGGCCATCATCTCAGAAGCAAAGCTAGCGATCGCCTTCTTTATGATCCCGTATCTCCCTAAACTGTTTCGAGCGGCTAAAGCCAACATCGATCAACTCATTAGCAAAACGTTACGGTTCATTGACGAATCCAATCCTGGCATTGTACATCGGTTTGCCGAAGAAGGATTCAGTGATGCTCATATTTATATGTTGGCTCAAAATTCCGGAACAAAAGAATTAGAGAACATATATGAACTAGCATCAGACCTTAGAAGTTTGAATGTAAACCACGATGTTATCGAGATCGTATCGAGAAATGGTATAGAAGATTTACAGAGCCTCAAGTCTTTACTTAACGACGGTATCAATATGAATCAGATAGAATCCTTCCTAACAGATGGGATTCGTGCAGAGGATATCCTCTATATAACAAGACATGGCATCCAGCCTGAAGCGTTTATACAATATGGCATTAGGAATAGTGAACAAGCAAAATCTGTAGTAGAATTAATAAGAGGCCATGTAGCACTAGACGATATTCGCTTCTTCGCCAATAACGAGGTGACACCTAGCCAGCTTAAGCATCTTGTTCAGAACCTAAACGGATGGCCGTCAGCGAAGAGACTTATAACTGATTACAGCTATACGTTTAAGGACATCAGAAGAGCGTACCTAATCGATACGAAAAACATAGATGATCTCCTGACTCTTGAAAATACTACAAAAGCGGATGGGACAAAAAGGTACCCGTATGTTAGAGAATCCCTTGGAAACATTGAGGATTTGGGTAAAAAATTTACGGTTAAAAATCAAGTCACAGTAGAAGGAAGCCCAACAGGCCTGTTATCTGAGGAGATGGCTAACCGTATTAGTAGAGAATTACTGGATCGAAGCCTTACAATAAAGCAACTACAAGATGCCGCCATCATGCGAGATTACCGAAATAGAAAAGGGATAGTCGGAGAAGCATTCACTGAAAATATAGCCAAGCGTGTATTGAACTTAGATGATGTGAAAAGAGACGTTGATATCGTTGTAAATGGGAAAGCAGCTCAATTAGACGTGATAGGAGTTGACAACCAGAACCTAATATTATTTGAATCAAGAAACTATGCCGAAGGGTCATTTAATAGACATTTGAAGGACACAGCTTACTTTGAAGAGGGTGTTCTAAAAGACATTCGTAGATTAGGTATTGCAGTAGATAAATATAAAGACAAACAAGTTGTTTTCACCTATATCTTCACAGATGATTATTACGACCCGAGATTAGGAGATAAACTAATCAAAGCATTTAAGAAGGAAGGTTATCAAATCAACATTATTCATTGGAGGTATAAGTAA